Proteins encoded by one window of Cyprinus carpio isolate SPL01 chromosome B6, ASM1834038v1, whole genome shotgun sequence:
- the LOC109092269 gene encoding uncharacterized protein LOC109092269 — MNPVNMKSLNVSVSGNQFAVYESPLYRDYRPPARDLIQLPRALLYLMMAAVVVVAVAYAIVGHLIKDLAHDILDWALGPDEEILKGNSEPGDDGSTHMPQGLTHSHPNAFHVWDQDDVVIPLSPEHSPQNSPLLAALPFIPHFFPSPASHSMLNSPALPQIQLEDNKSPNKTPQEAYVFPSPKITGHSSTFSHVSFHERRDGTDKV, encoded by the exons ATGAACCCCGTGAATATGAAGAGTCTGAACGTGTCTGTCTCTGGGAACCAGTTCGCCGTCTATGAGTCTCCGCTGTACAGAGACTACAGACCTCCAGCCAGAGATCTCATCCAGCTCCCCAGAGCCCTGCTCTACCTGATGATGGCCGCGGTGGTGGTGGTCGCTGTCGCTTATGCCATTGTGGGACATTTAATTAAAGACCTCGCGCATGACATCTTGG attgGGCTTTAGGTCCAGATGAGGAGATCTTAAAGGGCAACAGTGAGCCAGGTGATGACGGTTCCACACACATGCCACAGGGTCTCACACACTCCCACCCAAACGCCTTCCACGTTTGGGATCAGGACGACGTGGTCATCCCCCTCTCACCGGAGCACAGCCCCCAGAACAGTCCTCTTCTGGCTGCTCTCCCTTTTATTCCTCACTTCTTCCCCTCTCCTGCTTCTCACAGTATGCTCAACAGCCCCGCACTGCCCCAAATACAGCTGGAGGATAACAAGAGCCCCAACAAGACACCACAAGAGGCCTACGTCTTTCCTTCACCTAAAATTACAGGACATAGTTCCACTTTCTCACACGTGTCATTCCATGAGAGGAGAGATGGGACTGATAAAGTTTGA
- the LOC109091992 gene encoding glutaryl-CoA dehydrogenase, mitochondrial-like, with the protein MALRRALSRLLVNSQRCSLISVSRAQGTSAPAAYETEEQAKKAAKTPKVQFNWRDALDLEGLLTEEEIMIRDSFRTYCQEKLMPRILMANRNEHFHREILNEMGELGVLGPTIQGYGCAGTSYVAYGLIAREVERVDSGYRSVMSVQSSLVMHPINAYGTEAQKQKYLPKLARGEILGCFGLTEPNHGSDPGGMETKAKYNPSSRTYTISGAKTWITNSPYADICVVWAKCEDGRVRGFVLERGMNGLSTPKIEGKFSLRASATGMILMDEVEVPEENLLPHVSGLAGPFGCLNNARYGIAWGALGAAEFCFHAARQYTLDRIQFGVPLARNQLIQKKMADMLTEITIGLQSCLQLGRLIDQKKYNPEMISMLKRNSCGKALDIARQARDMLGGNGIADEYHIIRHVLNLEAVNTYEGTHDIHALILGRAITGLQSFTVGK; encoded by the exons ATGGCATTGAGAAGAGCTTTATCACGCCTGCTGGTGAACTCACAGAGATGTTCTCTGATCTCTGTGTCAAGAGCCCAGGGCACTTCAGCCCCTGCTGCATACG AGACAGAGGAGCAAGCGAAAAAAGCAGCGAAAACCc CTAAGGTGCAGTTTAACTGGCGTGATGCGTTGGATCTGGAAGGACTGCTCACAGAGGAGGAGATCATGATCAGAGACAGTTTCCGCACATACTGCCAGGAGAAGCTCATGCCCCGTATCCTCATGGCCAACAGGAATGAAC ATTTCCATCGAGAGATTTTAAACGAGATGGGAGAGCTTGGTGTCCTTGGGCCTACGATTCAAG gATATGGCTGTGCGGGCACCAGTTACGTGGCGTACGGTCTGATCGCCAGGGAGGTGGAGAGAGTGGACAGTGGCTACCGTTCAGTTATGAGTGTCCAGTCCTCACTAGTCATGCACCCTATCAACGCATATGGAACAGAAGCACAGAAACAGAAATACCTGCCTAAGCTGG CTCGTGGAGAGATTCTGGGCTGTTTTGGACTTACAGAACCAAACCATGGCAGTGACCCTGGTGGCATGGAGACCAAAGCCAAATACAACCCCTCCAGCAGGACATATACCATCAGTGGGGCAAAAACATG GATCACCAACTCCCCATACGCTGATATCTGTGTGGTGTGGGCCAAATGTGAGGATGGCAGAGTGAGAGGGTTTGTCCTGGAGAGAGGAATGAATGGCCTGAGCACCCCAAAGATAGAGGGCAAGTTCTCCCTCAGGGCCTCAGCCACCGGGATGATCCTAATGGACGAGGTTGAAGTGCCAGAGGAAAACCTGCTGCCCCATGTGTCTGGTCTTGCT GGTCCCTTTGGCTGCCTGAATAACGCCCGTTACGGCATCGCGTGGGGCGCTCTGGGTGCTGCAGAATTTTGTTTCCACGCTGCCCGCCAGTACACTCTGGACAG AATCCAGTTCGGGGTCCCTCTGGCCAGAAACCAGCTGATACAGAAGAAGATGGCAGACATGCTGACAGAGATTACAATCGGCCTGCAGTCCTGTTTACAGCTGGGCAGACTCATCGACCAAAAGAA ATACAATCCAGAGATGATCTCCATGCTGAAACGAAACTCGTGTGGGAAAGCCCTGGACATCGCCCGGCAGGCCAGAGACATGCTGGGAGGAAACGGCATAGCAGACGAATACCACATCATACGCCATGTCTTGAACCTAGAGGCCGTCAACACATATGAAG GCACTCATGACATCCATGCTTTGATCTTGGGCAGAGCCATCACTGGACTCCAGTCTTTTACTGTTGGAAAATAA